In the genome of Peromyscus eremicus chromosome 1, PerEre_H2_v1, whole genome shotgun sequence, the window ctctctctctctctctctctctctctctctatatatatatatatatatatatatatatatacatacatatatatgtgtgtgtatgcatgtataaataATACTATGCatataggcacacacatataatggGTTAAGCAGCCATTCTCAAAAGGACAAGTGTCATATCCTTTTTTTCACTTGTGGAtcctgatttcattttattttggttcCTTAATTTTAGCTACATAAAGTCATGTTtacatgacatgaaagtagaagtaaaattgaggggagaggaagagaatgaagGCTAGGAAGAAGACTACGctaaatgtataatatatacttagatgaaaacttccaaaaataaattaattaaaatgggCCAAATATGATGATGTAAGGGCTGTACTTTGAGACTATTAGGAGAGGACTTAGAGGACCAGTTAAGGACATAGTGACAAGCATTGACTTCCGAATAAGATTCCAACAGTTCAGGAGATAATCGCAAAAATGGACAAATGgctacataaaattaaaactgtaGGGCTAAGAGTGTAGCTCAGAAGTAGAGTGCTTTCCCGGTAtcatggaaaaagagaaagaactctTATGCACACCAACAGGAAAAATTAAGTATCAAGAGAGACAGGTCATTGAAAGGGGAAAACCTTCGTCACTTATTTATCTAATAAGAAGCTGATACTTAGcataataaagaactaaaaataaatatcaaaagaacaaataaaccaGCACATATAGGGAGTGAGTAGACACTTTCAAATAAACATGCAGAAATGTCTAATTAATACCTGGAGCATGTTCAATATCTTCAGCaatcagggaaataaaaattagaagaCACTGCAAACCCATTCAGACACACCAAAACGGGacatggtgaggatgtggggacaGGAACCTTAAAAACCATTAGAATTGTGTGATACTTTAGGATCTTCGCAACCACTTATGTATTATCCacaattcccttttctctttcctccagcaGAGCAAGACCCCAAAGGAAAGAAGGCCAAAGGGAAGAAAGTGGCCTGGGCCCTGCCGTCGTGAAGAAGCAGGAGGTCAAAAAAGTGGTGAATCCTTTGTTTAAGAAAAGGTTTAAGAACTTCAGCATTGGGCAGGACATCCAGCCCAAAAGAGATCTCATACACTTGGTCAAATCCAcctgccctcccacccccacccgctATATTAAGCTGCGGCAGCAAAGGGCCATCCTCTGTAGGCTGCTCCAAGAACCTCCTGCTGTTAACCATTTCCCCCAGGCCCTGGACTGGCAAAGAGCTACCCAGCTGCTTAAGCTcagatacataaaaatgaaaacaaatgttttcttcttagAGAACACTGACTACTGGGACCTTTACTGAACATGCATAAGTCAACCAAACAGTTCAATATCTCACCAAATGAAAAGAATTAACGTTACTATCAGATAACAGAGTTGGAATgccaaaggacagaagagaatacAACTTACCTTGAGCAGACTCCCCTGCATAGGCTCAGAAAGCTGAGGACTGGATATTGAAGGCTCTGGATTTCTGCTTGTAATGAAGCTAGGGTTGCGTTTTACGTAAGCACTATGCTTTGTGACACCAGGACATTTGGGGACAGGCCGTGTACTAAGAGCGCTCTGTAAAGTTCTGTTCTCTTCTGTCACCAGCAGGATGTCGGTTCTGACTTTACTCAGTTTGCTGCTCGTTCTGTGAAGGTTGCAAACACAGTAGGCTCCTATTCCCTAAACGAGTCGTGCTCTTCAGAAAGCACTTCATGTTTCCTCTTGCTAATGTCTTAAAGCTGAAAACGTGTTGGAGCATACCTTCAGCACTTAAATTTGTTCTAAAGAAGTACATCTACTTCTAAGCTAAGAAGTAAATTCAGAGTAGGAGAGAGATGAACACCTGCCAATGATGAGATGATGCTATGCGCTCATAGTCTTTACTGAAGGGACCCTGGCGCACTTGAATATGTGACTCTgccaggccttgcccttcttcccctcccccattccctctgccttgctaaaaaccattagactACATGCCTAAAGCTAAGCCATCAAGGCCTGTTCCCTTATTTGGGTACTTTATGCCAGTCTCATTCCTGAGGATAAGTACCAAAgttcagcaatcaaaagccctctttggttcacctaattaacatgcccaatcaaatcctagcccattctaacacagacctcccctttccttcctcttaaaaattacacctgcaaagtcatttgctgctgttttctgcctgagtcagaaagcagccactttaacttttcctTCCCACTTAATAAatgatctctctgtgaaaacaggtattcgggtgtggtttgtgcctgaTCTGGGGTCCAGAAGGAAGTCTGCACTGTTGGGGGTGTGTATCTCCTTCATTGACTATAATAACCATTGCACCCCAGGAAACCACAGCAAACTGTTGTGTGGTGATCCACAACAAATgtacacaattaaaaaacaaaactcacaaacTAACTAGAAATAGTTGTATGCAGTACAGCAGCTTCAGTTTCCAGAGCTGTTGGAAGAAAAGATTTTACGTTTTTGCTTCCCTTATCTACAATTCACCCACAACTTGGGGCACATTAAGCATTTGATACAGAGGGAAATTCAAAGGAGCAGCCTCTGGGACAGAAGATGGTTCTCCAGacgatttaaaaacaaaatgggcAGTTCCTGGAGCAGTTAGCATCTTATGTCATCTCAGGGATGGGACTTGCCCTTTcttccacacacccacccacccgaCACTGGCCCAGGAATTATGTTTAACTCCATGTAAACGGTATTTTGTTCATCACTGGGTTAACCTACCCCTAGGACTCAAGTCTGCCTTGATGTACAGCAGAACAACTGTAAAGTTTGTCACTAGGTAGCTCTAATGGTGACACCAGAGACAATGGACTTAGTGGTAGACAGTTATCTCCCCAAGAGCCAGAATGTGCCTGGAGGGGCAATGTTATTACTGCCAGTCCCTTTGGGTATGTTTCTAAAAAAGCAGTTAAATTGTTAATGTTTCTATTTGAAAGAATGGTAACATAATTTTATGATGATACAACTGTCTTAATTAGCTGAAAGACCAATCTGTCATTAGGAGGGAACaacacaaaaaactaaaaattaaaaagggggaAAAGTGTTCTGCAGCCACACTGTAGGTTCATTCCCTGACATTATTTTccagttataattttttttttttttggtttttcaagacagggtttctctgtgtagctttgcgcctttcctgggactcacttggtagcccaggctggcctcgaactcacagagatcctcctggctctgcctcccgagtgctgggattaaaggcgtgtgccaccactgcccggcttccagTTATAATTTATAGCTTGCTTACACATCCTACTTAGTCTTATGAATCTGCTCCAGTGAAAATGACACACTAGAGACTCAAGTGAGTCTCTCTTTCCCGGCTTACTTGTGGAGCTTCTGTGCTAGCATCTTGCTGAGCTCCCGCTCTCTGACACAGCGCTGCTTGTATTCCTCTGCCTTTCTTGCGTTGGACTCTCCTTCAGCTTCCATTTTCTCAAGCTCTGATTCAAGAGTTTTAAGCCTGAGTTCCATTTGGCTCATTAGTGAATCATAATTACTATCTCTTAAGGCCATTGCATGTTTTTTGTCTTCTAATTTTGCCTatggaaaattaaaaagatatactttaaaaataatcacacTAAACACTCAAAATACTTGTTGTACTTGCTTTAGTTTTGAGGGATTGATTCCCAGAGTAATTTTAAATAAGTGAAATAAGATACCAGCATTTAAAATATCAATACCAACTCCATTAAATCCCACCATAAAATGACGCTGAACCTTGTTTGGTTGGGCTGGAGcatgaacccagggctttctgtTGCTTCTGAGCCACAAGTCTTGGTTCTGAATTATTCTCATGCTCACCCTTATGTAATCAGACAGTTCACAGAATAGAGTTGACTCAAATTTCAAAAAACCCTGAACAGCGTAACTTAAGAACAATTCAGAAGCATGGTGAAAGTTCTATATCCCGGTTTTCCTTTTTCCTGCCAGGGTCTTTTTTTCTGCTAAATTGTCTAAAGAGTTGAAAATGACTATTCTGAAAGATCAATTGTATTTTAATGATGGAAGCTGGAGTAATTAGAGGGGTTAACAGATGTCACATTCCTTCTAGAAATCTCCAATACTAGCTGTTATAAGACATGCAGAGGACATACACATCAGTTATGCTGCAAAAGTGGTTGGCTGTCTCATGGGTCTCCTCAATGATGGCTTCCTCTCTCTTCAGCCCCGCACTGACACCATCCATTTCTCCTCACGCTGACCTACCATGTTCTCTCGAAGCTGGTGTTGCAGGTTTAGTGCATCTTGTTCTAGAATCTTCTGGTCCTTGTGGAGCTTTTCGTATTGCTTTTGTGCTATTTTTATTGATAACAACTCCTGCTTGATGTATTTAAACTGTACATTCAGAGGTAGATATTTGGCGTTTAtaatttcccatttttctttcaatTCATGGATCtacatgaataaagaaaatcCCACAGATGAGTAAAAAATGATTCAGGTTGGAAAAGTCTAATAGAAAAATGACAgcaaattttgatataaattcaaTTGCAATACATTATAATTAATAGCAGAATCAGAATATAATCCATTGAAGTTTGAACAAAGTCAACAGAATGAAAGCTACAAAGAATCACCaaagtatacttttaaaaaataatatttttaataattctttgagaatttcatacagtgtattttgaggATACATACAATTCCTCAGTTCTTCCCAGATCCATCCTCACCTTCCTACCTAGCCAActtggtgttctctctctctctttcttaaatCCATTGAGTCtagtttgtgttggccaacttcTCTTGAGTGTGGGTCCTGCTCTGGGGCACAGTCAATATGTCAGGGGTCATACCATCAAGGAAAACTGACTCCAAGGATGGACAGACAGTTTAATGCTTAAGGGAACTTGcagctctcacagaggacctgagtttggttcccagcacctacctgttgactcacaatcatctataattccagttccaggggatctgatgacctctgacctgtgtaggcaccaggcatgcatgtagtgcacatacatacattaaggtaaaacattcatgcacataaaattgactccctctctcccagcagctattaaATGCCAGTAGCGTCTCAGCAAGAGTGAATCTTTGTGTTCACTTCCCTCCTCCATGATGCCTTTCACAAAAAACACTCGTCTTTGTCACAAGATCTCTGCTCTGCACTGGACCTCAAGCTTTTTTcttctgatttgttttatttctttcctttataaaattcaCTCTTAGTAAAGAGGTTCAATCAGAATTCAGTTTCTAGCACTGTTATGCTGCCTCAccactatctgtaactccagttctgggggatccgaTACCCTCTCCTGGTTTCCAAAGTcgccaggcacacaagtggtgcatggacatacatgttggcaaaatacccatacacataaaataaaataatctgtaCTTCTTTCCTTCTAAAATATGAGACCTGTATTCAGAAAACCCAACACAAATGTCTTAAAGAAAGGAATCTGTGTTCCTGTTTGTGAGAAACATGTTTAGAAACACTAAATTACATGTCAGAGTTTAATGGGAAATGGGAGTTGGGAGCACAGATGAGGTATGTCGGATGAGGGGCTGTCATTTATGCGTAGTGACCATAGTAATTCTTAAGAAAGTACTTAAACATCATACCCTTGATAAGGGATCCATATAGGATAAAGGACTCCTACAAATAAAagataacacattttaaaactggAGATGTTGTAGAATGAACTTGTCTTCCCAGTGAGAAGTCACTCCAATACTTAGACATTAATAAAggaaaagttctttaaaaatagtTCACAACTGGTTCTGGCTAATGCACAAAAGGGAACTAGCCCTGAACAGAAACTCTCTTAGCTTATATAGTTTTATAGCTCCAGGTTACACTTTGAGCAACAAAACACGTTACAAAGTGACAGAAATTCTAAGGTTTGGTTGTCTGGACAAATTGGGAGATTTACAACGTAAAATACACTGTCACAGTTATCCTGAGAGAGACCAGGGCTGCTTCTCCCAGGCAGTTGCCAGCCAGGATTGTCCTGTTTGCTGGGCAGAATTATCTTCTTCCCGAGAAGAGGACCAGGGGTGCTACTTTAGCTAAATCCTACTTTGTGTAACTTAGTATTTCCTAAGAAGTTTGGTAGGTCCTTTATAACACCAGTTTACTATTCCCAGTTTCTACTATATCAGAGAATTGAAATAGGCATTTCTGCAAAGAAGTACACAAACCACTAATAAGCACATAAAAAGGCATGTACTCATACTGTCCCCTTAGTAAATAGGTAAGTGTAAACAAAACCTCCACAATGTGCATTTCATATCAAGAGGATGTGAACTTTTTCACTTGAATTGGTGAATAAGAGCATGGGTAAGGATATGGAGAAACCGTGACTCCTATTCAATGCTGTCACCTTGGGAAATATTGACACCTCAGAAGATTGAGCAGAGTTATCATATGACTAAGATATTGACTCCTAAAGAAAAAGAACCtaggctgggcagcggtggtgcacgcctttaatcccagcacttgggaggcagagccaggcagatctctgtgagttcgaggctagcctggtctacagagcgagatccaggacaggcaccaaaactacatagaaaaaccctgtctcgggggaaaaaaaaagaacctagaTCACCTTGTGATTCAGTCATGTGACATATTCCCACTAGGCAAAGTGATGGGAAGAGAGTTCCCTACAGCTGATCAGGAAAAGGGCATGAGCAATGCCTGCAGGGTACGTGGTTCCTTCATAGCATACTGAGAGCAGTGAGGTCATGCTTGTAAACCACTGCTACTATATCCAATCCCTCTGCCCTGCATCTGTTAAATGACTGGGCACATATGCATGTTAGTTATATCCCAATAAAACAGCTACCAAATGTAGAGGAAAAATGAGTAGGATCATTGTCTCTAGGGTAAACATTAGGATGAAATAGCTGTTTTCTAAAAGTACTTAGACCTTGAAAAAAACATTGTGGGgaacagtgattgttttctgtgatttgtaGAGCTGCTTTTCTGAAGGAGTTTTACAGCCTTTGCATGACTTTAGTCACATGACAATCCTGGCACACCTGGAGCGCCTTGTATTCTTGGGTCCTGCAGTACACAAAACAGACTGAAGTGTTATCACAGGGGTGTGATGTTTTCAGCACAGAACACAGAGATTAGATCAGGGGCTTTGGTATGAGGAACTTGTTTTACCCCCAAAACAACTCTGTGTAACAATCAACAAATTCGCTGCTCCTCGAAACTGTTCCTCCCTGCTGCCACAGGGCCTGAATTACATCTTGGAGTGACCTTCTTTCTTTGATTGTCCCATGCAACATAGAACACCGAAACCAAATAAAATGGATGCTATTCATGATTTAGTAGTTTGTGAGGGTGTGTACTGCTTGGCTTTACATACCAGCTTGAGTTCAACAGAACACCTTttcaataattaataattaattctcATTAACACCAAGTGTCAACATTTAAGGACttacatttactttttgtttagttaaaattacctcattttttaacATATCCACTGAAATGTTCACTTCCAGTTCTTTAGTTTTTAAATCTCCATGGCAACTAAATTCTCCATTTTCATGATCattcaatttctttctcattaCTCCTAAGTGTTTCTTTATTCTGCAAAAGTGTACAGAGTCAATATGGgaagtttttaaaatagtaaatgctTAACAATTTTTCAAATGGATTGTATGTTCTataacatttttacatacattatttcttttaaaatgaaccTACACATTACGACCTCTTATTTGTTTCAACTTAAAATTATTGAAAGGATTCTAATGAAATTATAATCTTATATAAATAATATGAAGAAAATTATTATGTTATTTATGGCAGATAAAGAATAAAAACTggtgccaggaggtggtggcacacgcatttaatcccagcacttgggaggcagaggcaggtggatctccgtgagttcgaggttagcctggtctacagaaaccctgtctcgaaaaaaatcaaaaaaaaaaaaaaaaagaataaaaactataACCATATACTGAATTGTTTTAACTATTAATATCTACTTTAGTATTATAGTACAAAACATTAACTAATTACTAACAATTAGGAATAACCCATAGATCATTAATCAAGGTATAGAGGAAAAATGTGGATATGTGTGAGCTATATGCAAATATACACCATTTTACATACAAGAATTGACTATCTGTAGACTTGGGTACTTTTGGAGGATTCTAAAACTAAACTTCTGCAGATACCAGGAGTGACTATATTTTAGTTGTATCTGTgtatatacagatacatacagaTATCTATATATGTGGATACGTGTAAGTAACAAACAAGTTTAGCAATGTGTATACCTCATGTACAAATGGGTGACACCCACAGAAAAGGAATATATCTGCATGATATCATAATTGAAAAAAGAAacgcaaaaagaaaataaaaaccatatcAAGGTAATTTTGATAGCAGTGTTTTAGATAGGAAAAGGTTTGAATGATGAATGAAGGATGCtaccagaagaagaaaagaaagaaaactatccttaccccctcctcccaaggctcagggatcactgtggAAGAAGGCACAGAAAGACtgtcagagccagaggcagtggatgactagAGTGAAACAGTGGTCATGCAGCACCGGGGGAGCTGCACGTCATGAACCCAGTGATTTTTGACAGCATTACAAGGCCTGCGTAAGCTCAAGCCAAACCTGTCTCAGCAAGGGAAGGAGAGGTGGACATTAAGCCACCCCTCTCTGGAGAGGGGCAATTAATAGCTGTTGGGAGACAAGAGTCCGCTGTCTTTAAGAGTGTGGACCCTGGAAGTCAACCACGCACCAGTGGGAGGGCACACATTCAAAAATATATGGGCAGCCCGAATCAGGGTGGATGGGTgaagaagagaagctacaaagttgggtgggtgggaaaggggaggatggatctgggaggaggaggaagggtaagTATCAAAACAATTTAGGAAgtcttaaagaattaaaaaaagaaggaaagaaagaaaagaaaaaagaaagaaagaaagaaagaaagaaagaaagaaagaaagaaagaaagaaagagaaaaattcaaGGTAGATGAAGAAATGTACAGAGTCATGCCAAAGGCATCATCATTATTGTTTTCAGGATCATCAGAGAGTAAATATATTTTAGCATCCAAATTTTCAGATTGAGTTGTGAGTTTTGGTTGTTAAAACAGTTATAAAATTAATTCACATTTAGGTGTTAATGAAATCAATTAAATACATCTGTGAGTGAAGAGATCTGAAATATTAAAATCTTACTCGGTGAACTCCCTCTCTAactcttcatttttattcttcttttggtCCAAAGAACACTTCAGAGATGGTATAATTTTGCTGAGTTCCTTTAGCTGTTCCTCTTTGTCTCTAGTCtttgaaaaaattataaaaattatttaaaaaatcttgATATGaactattttttcttaaaaatattatttattgctgggtgatggtggtgcacgcctttaatcccagcacttgagaggcagaggcaggcggatctctgagtttgagtccagcctggtctacagagcgagttccaggacagccagggctacacagagaaaccctgtctcaaaaaacaaacaaacaaaaacattatcaAGAATAATATGCATTAAGGCAGGTCACCCAAATCACTATCTTATGAATTCAGTCAGACCTCCGATAAAGCAATGAGGGTTTTCACTACCAGCAGGAAGTGGCATCAGTACGGATAGATTAAATATTTGTATCAGTGGCACTCTTCTCATTTCCTGCAGCATTCCTGTCAGGGAAAGGAAAACATGAGACAGAGGTGAGCAAGAAGCTGACTCACCAAACCTGCACGTAGCTTCTGAAGCTCTGCAATTTTCTCCCCTTGCTCTTGTATTATAACTTCTGCCTCAGAACACTCAGCTTGAAgcctaaaatgtattttataaacaaTTATTCTTACGGATGAATTTTTGATAACATTGTATAATGACAAAGGACTTAATtcttaaaaaattgaaaagtagGTAGTGTTTCATCTTCTAGCTGTGTTTTATAGAGAATGTCCAAGTTTTAGGTAAAATGAACAAATATCATGCAGCATTTTTCCTTTACagtgtggggattgaactcagggtcgtGGGCATACAAAGCATGTTCTATTCATCCCATTGAGCTGTGTTCCCAGACCTAGGGAACATAAGCTTAAATGTCTCTTGATCCTCACAGAGCTATACTCATTGTAACTGAGATGATTTTTCACACTACACTGATAATTTGCTTTGTAAATACTCAGGTTATTTTGTATGATCCTTTAAATTATACTTCTGCAAGCGATCCTGCATCTTCTGAGAACTCTGTACAACTTCTCTTTGTTGATCCTGTGCCTCTTGCAACTAAAACgaagaaccaaaaagaaaatttcactAATATTCTAGTACAAACCTTCCCATCACGTTTTcacactaaaattatttttaaaatacttattttatatgtatatatgtatgtgtatgtatatgtatgtatgtattatgtgtgtgtatgtgtatgtgtgcttcaATGTGTATagatgcaccacatgcatgaagATGCCTGTAGAAGCCAAAAGTGGGCacaagatcccctggagctagaggtagttacagacagtgtgagctaccctatgtggatgctgggaatggaacccagatcctctgcaagagaagcaggtgctcttaactgaggaaccatctctccaggcccctcatGCTAGAATCTTGAGTATACAGCCATCAACCCTTTATCTGCATACTGAGGGGAACTTTTGTGCTATCACTGTGGAATTCACTGAGTTATTGCAAAAGGGATCTTATCCCCACCAAATCTAAAATACTATGATCTGAGTCATTGACCTGTCTTATGACGGACTAAAATATGGTATTCTTGTTTTGAAATCATATTTTCTCAGATACTCAAATGGACAAAActggcaaatgaaaaaaaaagttgaaatccTATTATGGTGAATTTTTACATGTTCAAAGTACCACTTCCATTACAATTTTAACAATTCATATAGGCAAATATCTAGAGTTATGCAAGCAATGATTACAAAGTAACATGATCCTCTAGGATAGAAGTGGATGTTAAGGGAAAGTGTGAGAGACAGCTTCTGAGTGAGGTGCCAGGATGCCTGTGTGTGAGGCCCAGCTCCTGTTGCTAATAGCTATTGTCTTAGACAAATTAGCCTTCTGTGCCTTGGCTACCTCATCAGTAAGAGAGGGGTGATTACAACACTGGGCTTTATGGAGGGTAAGATTAGAAAATACGCATCAAGTAATTGGAAGAGTTTGAAAGACATAGGGAGCCATAGATAGCATGTGCTGTTGGCATCAGCACTGTGCTGTTCTCACACCATCCTGTCCTTTAGGCAGGTGGCATGTTCACAGAAGCCTTCCACACCAGCTG includes:
- the LOC131914922 gene encoding ankyrin repeat domain-containing protein 26-like, with translation MNAMEDAHDLSQVSGPCSEDEADLCSNRQQTETEDEPWELRTRKTGNNVAKEEIKKTEPVRSRVSVKQKEKKEHESVKTQLPGKDGLYAGDTGNQQYDMALRILHAKAKQTLNQLQEAQDQQREVVQSSQKMQDRLQKLQAECSEAEVIIQEQGEKIAELQKLRAGLTRDKEEQLKELSKIIPSLKCSLDQKKNKNEELEREFTEIKKHLGVMRKKLNDHENGEFSCHGDLKTKELEVNISVDMLKNEIHELKEKWEIINAKYLPLNVQFKYIKQELLSIKIAQKQYEKLHKDQKILEQDALNLQHQLRENMAKLEDKKHAMALRDSNYDSLMSQMELRLKTLESELEKMEAEGESNARKAEEYKQRCVRERELSKMLAQKLHKTSSKLSKVRTDILLVTEENRTLQSALSTRPVPKCPGVTKHSAYVKRNPSFITSRNPEPSISSPQLSEPMQGSLLKEQQKMIKDITEKVNKAAAELECWSLEAYPSGSK